In Methanomassiliicoccales archaeon, a single window of DNA contains:
- a CDS encoding DUF1667 domain-containing protein, producing MRLVCIACPLGCELLVREDSGRVLVQGNRCTRGEAYAREEMTDPKRVLATSVKVLGGDYPLVSVRTDRPVPKRLIPEIMAFIRTLRVEAPVELGQIIVEDLLGSGAKLLATRTVRRAD from the coding sequence ATGAGACTCGTGTGCATCGCCTGTCCTTTGGGTTGTGAGCTTCTCGTGAGAGAGGATTCTGGAAGGGTTTTGGTTCAGGGCAATCGCTGTACGCGTGGCGAGGCCTATGCCCGGGAAGAAATGACCGATCCTAAACGTGTTTTAGCCACAAGTGTGAAAGTACTGGGCGGCGATTACCCTTTGGTTTCCGTACGTACCGATCGACCGGTTCCCAAGCGCCTTATTCCTGAAATTATGGCTTTCATTCGCACGCTTCGTGTAGAAGCCCCGGTAGAGCTAGGGCAAATCATTGTGGAGGACCTTCTCGGATCCGGCGCAAAACTTCTGGCTACAAGGACGGTGCGGCGCGCTGATTAG
- a CDS encoding cysteine hydrolase, which yields RARKAKATVIYTQDWHASDDPEFRIWPPHCVAGTWGAEIIAELAPQPGEPTVKKTSYDPFFRTGLEDLLHEKGVDHVVIVGTVANICVLHAASSAALRGFRVIVPKDCVSALNEFDLLLAFRQLTFLYRGLALPREKGIRFV from the coding sequence CGGGCACGAAAAGCAAAGGCCACGGTGATCTACACTCAGGATTGGCACGCTTCTGACGATCCGGAGTTCCGCATCTGGCCGCCTCACTGTGTGGCGGGAACCTGGGGTGCGGAGATCATTGCCGAACTTGCTCCGCAACCCGGGGAGCCCACCGTGAAGAAAACTTCCTACGATCCATTCTTTCGCACGGGGCTCGAGGATCTTTTGCACGAAAAAGGCGTGGATCACGTGGTCATTGTGGGGACGGTGGCGAACATTTGTGTTTTACATGCCGCGAGTTCTGCGGCCCTGCGGGGCTTTCGCGTGATCGTGCCGAAGGATTGTGTCAGCGCCCTGAACGAGTTCGATCTCCTTTTGGCCTTCCGCCAACTCACCTTTCTCTACCGCGGCTTGGCCTTGCCGCGGGAGAAAGGCATAAGGTTTGTCTAA